The following coding sequences are from one Triticum aestivum cultivar Chinese Spring chromosome 5A, IWGSC CS RefSeq v2.1, whole genome shotgun sequence window:
- the LOC123106406 gene encoding F-box/LRR-repeat protein At3g26922: protein MGEEDEGRVDRISSLPDAVLGDIISLLPADEGARTQILASKWRHLWLSAPLNLDCADLLARYSDHGIGEHAAGVVSRILSSHSGPGRRLRMEGDHFGLEVATNTMDSWLRSGTLDNLQELQLGYYSTEAPLPSYTFRFAPTLRVATIKKCNLPDGTIQGLHFPLLKHLGLDYVSISECSLHSLIAGCPALDCLLMLQSIDFRCLRINSRTLRSIGVDNDNSVYPNRVHLEELIVENAPSLEKLLRLHYGTGLHVSVVSAPQLETIGYLSDGDYWFQDNPYSKLVFGSTIIQGLHVDKLAMVILTVKTLAVQMKTLCLDTVIQLMTCFPCLEMLYIQIKASMSRPSNLWGRKHPDLIQCLDIRLKKIVLDSYRGIKSQVNFVTFFVLNARMLELLILEVLSEHYNQEFLAEQRTELQLEKRASIGARIHFTTRKCVRRPKDIKHVRDLDSVDPFSVEC, encoded by the exons ATGGGCGAAGAAGATGAAGGACGCGTCGACcgcatcagcagcctccccgacgccgtcctcggcgacatcatctccctcctccccgccGACGAAGGCGCCCGCACCCAAATTCTCGCTTCCAAGTGGCGCCACCTCTGGCTATCCGCCCCACTCAACCTCGACTGCGCTGACCTACTAGCCCGTTACAGTGATCATGGCATTGGCGAGCATGCTGCTGGTGTCGTATCGCGCATCCTTTCTTCCCACTCGGGTCCCGGTCGTCGCCTCCGCATGGAGGGTGACCACTTCGGCCTCGAAGTTGCTACCAATACTATGGATTCCTGGCTCCGGTCCGGCACTCTTGACAACCTGCAGGAGCTCCAGCTTGGATATTACTCAACGGAGGCACCGCTGCCGTCCTATACCTTCCGCTTCGCACCCACCCTCCGTGTTGCCACCATCAAAAAGTGCAACCTCCCCGACGGCACCATCCAAGGGCTTCACTTTCCCCTGCTCAAGCATCTCGGGCTTGATTATGTCAGCATTTCGGAGTGCTCACTGCACAGCCTCATTGCCGGTTGCCCCGCTCTCGACTGCTTGCTGATGTTACAAAGCATTGACTTCCGCTGCCTTCGGATCAACTCCCGTACCCTTAGGAGCATTGGTGTTGATAATGACAATAGTGTTTACCCAAATCGTGTCCATTTAGAGGAACTCATCGTCGAGAATGCCCCTAGTCTTGAGAAGTTGCTCCGTCTTCATTACGGCACTGGTCTGCATGTATCTGTAGTTTCAGCGCCTCAATTGGAGACAATAGGCTACCTTTCTGATGGTGATTACTGGTTTCAAGATAATCCCTACAGCAAACTCGTGTTTGGCTCCACAATTATTCAG GGATTGCACGTTGACAAGCTGGCAATGGTGATCCTCACAGTAAAGACTTTAGCTGTCCAAATGAAAACACTATGTTTGGATACGGTTATTCAGTTGATGACATGCTTTCCATGCTTGGAGATGTTGTACATTCAGATTAAG GCAAGTATGTCAAGGCCAAGCAATTTGTGGGGTCGCAAACACCCGGATCTGATCCAATGTCTTGATATCCGTCTGAAGAAAATAGTGTTGGACTCGTATCGTGGCATCAAGTCCCAAGTTAACTTTGTTACTTTCTTTGTATTGAATGCCAGAATGCTAGAGCTGTTGATACTCGAGGTTCTTTCTGAACATTACAATCAGGAGTTCTTGGCAGAACAACGTACAGAGCTTCAGCTGGAGAAAAGGGCTTCAATAGGTGCTCGGATTCATTTTACAACTCGTAAATGTGTCCGCAGGCCCAAGGATATCAAACATGTCCGAGATTTGGATTCAGTTGACCCATTCTCAGTAGAGTGCTGA